AGTAGTTCTAAACGCAGGAAGTGAAGCCAaatttttctttacatttcGTAGAACTCTTGATTTATTATCCCATTTAGTTAATGTGCTTCAGCATTGTGGTTTATTAAGCGTAAAAACCAGTGACCTTTTCTTTTCGAAATAGACGCCCGACCTCTCCGTAGGGATGTGATGATGATGTTGGTTATccgccaaaatttttttcatttatatgaTAATAGGCATCTATTGTCTAAGAAATGTTATTCATAAAAAGTTCCTGGAAAATTGTAATCTTAGAAGCCTCTCAGAAGTCACTTTCTTCGGCGGATCATCAACAAAGCTGAGTCTTTTTCAAGTTAAGGAATTCCGACAAGTTAAAATAGAGGATATTTCGCAAACATTGAAGCGTTCAGTTTATTTCTCAAGAGTAAGTCATACTCTTTAAAATGTCTGCGAAGTTATAATAAACTTAGTTATTCATGATCACGGGGTAAACCTCATGGATCTTTTTGGATCAACAACAGACAGCTTTCGCCCGTTGCTTTTGGCGGTTAATGATGCCATGGGTCACTTTATTTTTGATGTGTTCTTGACCTTGCGCGAGGACCAACAGTTTTGTAGAGCAAAGCAAAATTGTGAGTGAACTACATAGGTCACTCGTCATTGAAGATATGTGCTTCGATCTGCTCTCAAATGTTACCGTGAGAACTGTGGAAttttaagcaacaacaattaaggacggtgcctactaattaaagatattttttccccggcgtgtgattatgcaggaattgtaggtcttaacaagtcctattgaaatccaaaaagaaaattgggggtaaccacgcatttttcagagataattcatgaatagtatctgtaaaaagctttaaaatacaaagcaatgtatggcgttctttctcaaattgaagcttaattatttctcaaaaatgcgtggttacccccaattttctttttggataccaagagtacttactaagacctactttctccggatagttttaaaccgcgcaaaaatatccctgcattagtaagcattggcgataggaaatccgagtatctggagatgcgcagaacgtatgcgcaataacaatagtaggcactgtccttaacaTACACAGCAAGTACACGGTCACGatataatttaattattaatattggtTGAAAGACGGAAAACAATGGTGCAGAAGCAGAGTGGCATGCATTTCAGTGGTAGGTTTCTTTGCTCGATATACTCTTCAAAACGGGAAAATGACGTAACCAAATTAACAACGAGGAGGAGAATTATGATATAATATTGCAATAGTACAGAGTTCAGTTTTCAACTAACGTTCTTGGCTAACTTTTCGTGCCGTCAATTGTCTCTAAACGAGGCGCTGTGATCGCCTATCGTCGCTCCAATCAATCGAAATCACCTAGGTATACAGGGGCAAAATTTTCAGCACTTCAATCTTTCTAAGAGAAGTTCAGTCTGACCAGAGTGGCTTTTATCTACTCTACAAATATCTAACTGATAATTGTGAGAAAACAAGTGAGTTTTGACCAAACATTAGGAAAAATGCAGCATTTGTTGGATACATAACTTTCGTCCGCTAATCGTAGCGTTTCTTGCGTCGGTTAAAATCAGTTATTGTCACTGAGACAAGGTTAATCAATTCACCTAAGTAAAAGCCAACGACGAGCTTACCAACTGACCTAGGCTGAGACTTGATGTTTGCCCGAAATCGACGAACCCCTACTAGCTGATTTCGTCTGATTTTTTGCCTGTTGTAATGACCATACTctttaacaataattttccTACCGATGCAAATCGTCCAATTTTTTTACTTCCTCCTGAAAATACTCCGAGAAAACTGCTTCTAGTTCTGAAATCAGCTCTTCTACTCTTTCTGTTCGAGAATGTTGTAGATTCTTATGTGAGACTCGGAACCATTCCTACTCCTTCACATCTTGCCTTCAACTCAGCATTTTTATCAAAACATTCACTGATTACATGAAGGCACAAATATGCATTCTTTTCCTAATAGTACTGAAATTAACTGATGATAGCTGCAATGTCGAGTTAGCTGATTGGATAGAATTTACGGACAAGAAAAATTTGGCCTCAAAACTTTAATCTGAGTAGTGACTCATCATATCACTTTGAAGTTCTTGGCGTTCATATTTTCTTTACGGACTCTCAGCAGGATGACATTATTCTTGAGTTCAGTCATTCTGTTCGCTTTGTCTGTAGCGACAGCCGCAGCTTACTCCTCAGTCAAACCAACTGCCAACAGCCATGTAAAGAACAGTCAATCTGATatgatcaataatattaattactACTCAGCAAACTGCGACAAGAAATTCCACCAGCAGCTGGCTGAAATAAAACACGAGATTAAACAACAGTTGGCAGGATTAAAGGATGAGATTAGGAGGCTGAGAGGATGTCGAACTGAGTGTCCCATTGGCAAAGGTTTATAGCAGTTCTAATTTTCAATcctatttttttctgaaacgtAACTAAATTAGGAGACTAGGATTTTTGTCCTTAAACCAGTAATGGATTTGTTGCGGTTTCATTTACGAACCGACAGTTCATTCAGCTCTACATTTTGTTGTAGTATAACCCAAAATTAAAGGCAAAATATGCCGTCCTTACCTTAACAGTTATAGCTAACACTTATAATTAGCTTCTAAACCTCTACGTAGTAAAACAAGGAAAGCTTTTTTACCTCCGTCGAACATACAGGATCCGCGAATCCGGATCCTGTGAAGAAACAATGAAAATCAACTAATTACGCTGAAAGTAATACGACCAAGAAGTAACTACATATACAAACTACAGGTAGCAGGTCAGGTAGCTTTATGTAGCTATCTgacagaaaaattattttctatcTAATCTCCAGTCTCCCGGAACTGCGCCGAAATTTACAAATCTGGTATCAAGACCAGTGGAGTGTTCAAAATCGATCCTGATGGTTTGGGTGAATTTGAAGTGTTCTGTGACCAAACAACAGCCGGTGGAGGTTGGACGGTCTTTCAGAAGCGATTTGACGGCTCTGTAGATTTCTACCGAGGGTGGGATGACTACAAACGCGGCTTCGGTAATTTGACCGGCGAGTTCTGGCTCGGACTGGACAAGATTCACCGGCTGACTGTGCGCAGCAGTAACAAGCTTCGAGTCGACTTGGAAGATGTACCGGGGAACTCGTCATTTGCAGAGTACAGTTCATTTGCTGTGGGCAACGAGACAGAGAAATACAAACTAAGAGTAGAAGGTTTTTCAGGTACAGGCTTACTTGGTTCAATGGAATTGTAACTATGAAAATTATCCAATAATTTCCCGGATCATGGAAACCTATGAAATAGACTGCTCCCATGATCAGGCCTGAAGTCGAACCGATAGTGGAGGCACGTTCGGCAGCCTTCTTGAGCTCAGAAATGCATCGTTTTCATAAATAGCATAGAGACTAAGAAATTTTTACCTTCCTGCAGTCTAATCACTATTCTTGTTTCACTGAGAGCAACTATCAGTTGATTGATCGAGTAGTTGATCGGATTGATTAATTGACTGATcaattgactgattgattgattgattgattgactgactgactgactgattgattgattgaatggtTGACTGACCATGCTGAcggattgattgattgactgattcattcattcattgactgattgattgattgattgactgattgactgattgattgattcattGATCCCTttattattgattgattgattgattgattgattgtaaATGATTGATTGTAAATAGATATATTGATTGTAAATGGTTTACACTCACCCGGATGATCGTACTCCACTTAGCTatgattgattgattcattGACTCATTGATTGGTAGGCACCGCTGGAGACAGTCTTTCTTATCACCGCGGTTTTCCATTCACCACCAAGGATAACGATAATGACGGGTGGTCATCGGGTAACTGTGCATTGACCAAAAAAGGCGGCTGGTGGTACAACGAGTGCTACAAATCCAACCTAAATGGTCAGTACATGCCAGGTGCTCTTGCTAAAGACCCAGGAATGAACTGGTTCCACTGGAAAAACTCATGGTTATCTGTGAAGAAAACCGAGATGAAGATACGTCCCAAGGGGTTTTGAGAT
The Acropora muricata isolate sample 2 chromosome 3, ASM3666990v1, whole genome shotgun sequence genome window above contains:
- the LOC136912143 gene encoding microfibril-associated glycoprotein 4-like; amino-acid sequence: MTLFLSSVILFALSVATAAAYSSVKPTANSHVKNSQSDMINNINYYSANCDKKFHQQLAEIKHEIKQQLAGLKDEIRRLRGCRTECPIGKVSRNCAEIYKSGIKTSGVFKIDPDGLGEFEVFCDQTTAGGGWTVFQKRFDGSVDFYRGWDDYKRGFGNLTGEFWLGLDKIHRLTVRSSNKLRVDLEDVPGNSSFAEYSSFAVGNETEKYKLRVEGFSGTAGDSLSYHRGFPFTTKDNDNDGWSSGNCALTKKGGWWYNECYKSNLNGQYMPGALAKDPGMNWFHWKNSWLSVKKTEMKIRPKGF